A single Ascochyta rabiei chromosome 4, complete sequence DNA region contains:
- a CDS encoding Histone acetyltransferase gives MATATMTYMDLPVKRRLPKNIKLPPENERYMRACADIASALVQDYEAQADGSKPKKDLNLNQLRGQIAKRHYLKTQPPLTAIIAAVPEHYKKYILPKLIAKPIRSASGIAVVAVMCKPHRCPHIAYTGNICVYCPGGPDSDFEYSTQSYTGYEPTSMRAIRARYDPYEQARGRVDQIKSLGHSVDKVEYIIMGGTFMSLPESYRDEFISQLHNALSGYQTKDVDEAVAAGEMSNTKCVGITIETRPDYCLDQHLSSMLRYGCTRLEIGVQSLYEDVARDTNRGHTVAAVAKTFCLSKDAGFKVVSHMMPDLPNVGMERDLDQFVEYFANPDFRTDGLKIYPTLVIRGTGLYELWRTGRYKNYTPNALIDIVARILALVPPWTRIYRVQRDIPMPLVTSGVENGNLRELALARMKDFGTTCRDVRTREVGINEVKHKIRPDQVELVRRDYIANGGWETFLAYEDPKQDILIALLRLRQCSKEHTFREELTGQPTSLVRELHVYGSAVPVHARDPKKFQHQGYGTLLMEEAARIAAEEHGSRKISVISGVGVRSYYAKLGYYLDGPYMSKDLAPAWEREW, from the exons ATGGCGACAGCAACGATGACATACATGGATTTGCCCGTCAAGAGGCGGCTACCGAAAAACATCAAACTGCCGCCGGAGAATGAGCGGTACATGCGCGCGTGTGCGGATATTGCGTCCGCGCTCGTCCAGGATTACGAGGCCCAAGCTGATGGCTCGAAGCCGAAGAAGGACTTGAATCTGAACCAGCTAAGAGGACAAATTGCGAAGAGACATTATTTGAAGACGCAACCACCTCTCACGGCGATCATTGCGGCGGTGCCTGAGCACTACAAGAAATACATTCTGCCAAAGTTGATTGCGAAGCCAATCC GGAGTGCATCGGGGATTGCCGTGGTGGCGGTGATGTGCAAGCCGCATCGTTGTCCCCATATAGCCTACACGGGCAATATCTGCGTCTATTGCCCTGGTGGGCCAGATTCGGATTTTGAATACTCGACTCAGTCTTACACAGGCTATGAGCCGACATCTATGCGCGCCATCCGAGCTCGCTACGACCCGTATGAGCAGGCCAGAGGACGCGTGGACCAGATCAAGTCGCTCGGTCACAGTGTTGACAAGGTGGAGTACATTATTATGGGTGGCACGTTCATGTCACTGCCAGAGTCGTACCGAGACGAGTTCATTTCACAGCTTCACAATGCACTCTCTGGGTATCAAACGAAGGATGTGGATGAGGCAGTTGCGGCTGGCGAGATGAGCAACACCAAGTGCGTGGGCATCACCATCGAGACGCGACCCGACTACTGTCTGGACCAGCATTTATCGTCGATGCTACGGTATGGTTGCACGCGGCTCGAGATTGGCGTGCAGTCGCTTTACGAAGATGTGGCCCGCGACACAAACCGCGGCCACACGGTCGCCGCGGTTGCCAAGACGTTTTGTCTCTCCAAAGATGCTGGGTTCAAAGTGGTGTCGCACATGATGCCAGATCTGCCCAACGTTGGTATGGAGCGCGATCTCGACCAATTTGTCGAGTACTTTGCAAACCCAGACTTCCGCACCGATGGGCTGAAGATCTACCCCACGCTCGTGATTCGTGGCACCGGGCTGTACGAGCTCTGGCGAACAGGCAGGTACAAGAACTACACGCCCAACGCACTCATCGATATTGTGGCGCGGATTCTGGCGTTGGTGCCGCCGTGGACGCGCATCTACCGCGTGCAGCGCGACATCCCCATGCCGCTGGTCACGTCCGGGGTGGAGAATGGGAACCTGCGAGAGCTGGCGCTGGCACGCATGAAGGACTTTGGCACGACTTGTCGCGACGTGCGAACACGCGAAGTGGGCATCAATGAAGTCAAGCACAAGATCCGGCCAGATCAAGTGGAGCTGGTGCGGCGCGACTACATCGCCAACGGGGGGTGGGAGACGTTTTTGGCGTACGAGGATCCCAAACAGGACATTCTGATTGCACTGTTGCGGTTGAGGCAATGCTCCAAGGAGCACACATTCCGGGAAGAGCTAACAGGCCAGCCGACGAGCTTGGTGAGGGAGTTGCATGTATATGGCAGCGCGGTGCCGGTGCATGCGCGCGACCCGAAGAAGTTCCAGCATCAGGGCTATGGCACGCTGCTGATGGAGGAGGCGGCGAGAATTGCGGCGGAGGAGCACGGGAGCCGGAAGATCAGTGTCATCTCTGGGGTGGGTGTGAGGAGCTATTACGCGAAGCTGGGGTATTATTTGGACGGGCCCTATATGAGCAAGGACCTGGCGCCGGCGTGGGAACGAGAGTGGTAG
- a CDS encoding BAR adaptor protein Hob3, with protein MSWTGFKKGVNRATTQVLMKTGQVERTNDRDFETEQRRYRTMETAANKLQKEAKGYLDSLRAMTASQMRIAETIDAFYGDAGTKDGVSRSYKQAVTDLDAETIKALDGPYRTTVLDPIQRFCSYFPDINACITKREHKQMDYDRMRAQVKKLTDKPDKDVTKLPRAEKDEQLAKAAYDQLNETLTTELPQLIDLRVPYLDPSFEALVKIQLRFCAEAYSRMAQVQQYLDANTRDQYAQGELDARVEEVLQEIRDLSIAGTV; from the coding sequence ATGTCGTGGACGGGGTTCAAAAAGGGCGTCAACCGCGCCACTACGCAGGTGCTCATGAAAACCGGCCAGGTCGAGCGCACAAACGACCGCGACTTTGAGACGGAGCAGCGCCGCTACCGCACCATGGAGACGGCCGCCAACAAGCTGCAGAAAGAGGCCAAGGGCTACCTCGACTCGCTGCGCGCCATGACGGCCTCGCAGATGCGCATCGCAGAGACCATCGACGCCTTCTACGGCGACGCCGGCACAAAGGACGGCGTCTCGCGCTCCTACAAGCAAGCCGTCACCGACCTCGACGCCGAGACCATCAAGGCCCTCGACGGGCCCTACCGCACCACTGTCCTCGACCCCATCCAGCGCTTCTGCAGCTACTTCCCCGACATCAACGCCTGCATCACCAAGCGCGAGCACAAGCAGATGGACTACGACCGCATGCGCGCCCAGGTCAAGAAGCTGACCGACAAGCCCGACAAGGACGTCACCAAGCTGCCGCGCGCCGAAAAGGACGAGCAGCTCGCAAAGGCCGCCTACGATCAGCTCAACGAGACCCTGACCACCGAGCTGCCACAGCTCATTGACCTGCGCGTCCCTTACCTTGACCCCAGCTTCGAGGCCCTCGTCAAGATCCAGCTGCGCTTCTGTGCCGAGGCCTACTCGCGCATGGCCCAGGTCCAGCAGTACCTCGACGCAAACACACGCGACCAGTACGCCCAGGGTGAGCTCGACGCCCGTGTCGAGGAGGTTCTGCAGGAGATTCGCGATCTGAGCATTGCAGGCACCGTCTAG
- a CDS encoding Enhancer of polycomb-like protein 1 → MTQRVTGQRFRQRKLSTKQNIPVLREHEVEKLDDDEASRHIPRVETGVEKGEEIEHHLQAVISAAQAAAQGATGGKIAQLYIPTPEAIASHLQYDELYPKHFTQPATYIRFSSTVEDTSGCPYCMTSDDAAFLKAYNQKKTKGSHCSEDEFEEVMNFFEEIAQTKQPFSAVGDAPVLPYEDLESEFDETIGEAARRFAKDIYSHWKNQRLLKGNRPLLPSLKFETNLDTDEADPYVCFRRREVRQVRKTRGRDAQVTEKLKKLRNELEQARFLMAQVKRREALIRDSLANDKQIFEQRHAVKEIKRRLSIKADDEELLITQKPAPKPKPRPDLERVRQNIPGMKPQVTRADGRLVDSDLVYLEEQQAKKTEAIDTFIEDNLVKHQKWNVGWVDATWRPITPPLEQAAAKSDFRTVFTESQLPTPPASVSDDEGADSMAVVRANPPDTLRRNARIRFGSPPDDVPFQDQSRYRRRIGRGGRVLIDRRGVKRQRLESSQLDERIADRWKYSGDSSEDEQTYPVDWTDNLHIRYRIMIERQGEKQQAQQAAGAARKSIENNNRSASGHLMPPTAAPGPSAAP, encoded by the exons ATGACGCAACGCGTTACTGGCCAGCGTTTCCGCCAGCGCAAATTGTCTACGAAGCAAAACATACCTGTGTTGCGCGAGCATGAGGTCGAAAAGCTCGACGATGACGAAGCGTCGCGACATATTCCCAGAGTCGAGACTGGTGTTGAGAAAGGAGAGGAAATT GAACATCATTTGCAAGCTGTCATCTCTGCAGCGCAGGCAGCGGCCCAAGGTGCTACCGGCGGTAAGATTGCTCAACTGTACATCCCGACACCAGAAGCAATTGCAAGCCATCTGCAGTACGATGAGTTGTACCCTAAACACTTTACACAGCCTGCCACGTACATCCGGTTCTCTTCCACCGTAGAGGATACCTCGGGATGCCCGTACTGCATGACCAGTGATGATGCTGCATTTCTCAAAGCGTACAACCAGAAGAAGACCAAGGGTTCACATTGTTCCGAGGATGAGTTCGAGGAGGTCATGAACTTCTTTGAAGAAATTGCTCAGACAAAACAGCCATTCTCTGCCGTTGGTGATGCTCCTGTACTCCCTTACGAAGACCTGGAATCCGAATTCGACGAGACGATCGGTGAGGCGGCGCGGAGATTTGCCAAAGACATCTACTCGCATTGGAAGAATCAAAGATTGCTGAAGGGCAATCGACCCTTGCTACCATCGTTGAAGTTCGAGACAAATCTCGATACTGATGAGGCAGATCCATATGTCTGCTTCAGACGTCGTGAAGTACGGCAGGTCCGCAAGACCCGAGGACGAGACGCACAGGTGACCGAGAAATTGAAGAAGTTGCGAAATGAGCTGGAACAAGCTAGGTTCCTAATGGCTCAAGTAAAGCGGCGAGAGGCACTGATCAGAGATTCGCTTGCGAATGATAAGCAGATCTTCGAGCAACGGCACGCTGTCAAGGAGATCAAGAGAAGACTGAGCATCAAGGCTGATGATGAAGAGCTCTTGATCACCCAGAAG CCTGCGCCTAAGCCCAAGCCAAGACCGGATCTCGAGAGAGTCCGCCAGAACATACCTGGCATGAAGCCGCAGGTCACCCGTGCGGATGGGCGGCTTGTGGACAGCGACCTTGTATACCTTGAGGAACAGCAAGCGAAGAAGACGGAAGCCATCGACACTTTTATTGAGGACAACCTTGTCAAGCACCAGAAATGGAATGTCGGCTGGGTTGACGCGACATGGCGACCTATTACACCACCGTTGGAGCAGGCCGCTGCGAAATCAGATTTCCGTACGGTCTTTACTGAATCGCAGCTGCCCACTCCTCCGGCTTCTGTTTCTGACGACGAAGGTGCTGACTCCATGGCGGTAGTACGTGCGAACCCGCCGGATACTCTGCGCCGAAATGCACGGATACGTTTTGGTTCGCCGCCAGATGATGTGCCATTCCAAGATCAGTCTCGTTACCGGAGAAGAATAGGACGAGGTGGGCGTGTGTTGATCGACAGGCGCGGTGTCAAGCGCCAAAGGCTCGAAAGCAGCCAGCTAGACGAGCGTATCGCGGACCGCTGGAAGTACTCCGGAGACAGTAGTGAGGATGAACAGACGTATCCTGTCGACTGGACAGACAATCTGCACATCCGGTATCGTATCATGATCGAGCGACAAGGTGAGAAGCAGCAGGCCCAACAGGCAGCAGGCGCGGCCCGGAAATCCATTGAGAACAATAATCGATCTGCATCTGGTCACCTGATGCCACCGACAGCAGCGCCCGGTCCAAGCGCAGCACCGTAG
- a CDS encoding Origin recognition complex subunit 2, translated as MVSVKRRRDDAEDEGTPRKLRARIADEDATTTDSDTFEAQTPSRRARNQHLADLGTPKSILKKTGTGNGANAASADHGATPKSSRKLLFATPTKSVNGDAPAGTPTIVRNADRSARRKSNRQILERTLNGGEGDEEVLNEENSLAEQILEEEDAVVTAEEQTQEEVPVPETPLKRGRGRPKGSGKKKPKSPTPPTELPSHEEYFWQNRPGGLKTSNNTLSAQSLLSHDEYFQAMSSYRNSHRSEMELLVELHSRAFDQWMFELDEGFNVCLYGYGSKRSITDSFVTHLYRHLSEMTPYDGSIKTPKIAVINGYAAGTTLKEILTTIASIAVPTTIKLPNQPAVLLDFVLEHLSTFPPPHPVPVVLNSIDSPYLRKSPVPSMLARLAAHSSINLLCTADTPSFPLLWDVGLKTQYKFLFHDATTFAPYDAEIDVVETVNELLGRSGRRVGGRDGVGFVLRSLPENARSLYRILVMEQLTVDMMEQGLDDEDEATATPRNKKVTQAKAVVPESNQGVEYRVLYHKAVQEFVCSSEVGFRTLLKEFHDHQMIESRKDAMGTERLWVPFRQDELEGLAEDLASDAF; from the coding sequence ATGGTCAGCGTCAAGCGCCGACGAGATGACGCCGAAGATGAAGGGACACCACGCAAGCTGCGCGCCCGCATTGCCGACGAAGatgccaccaccaccgactCGGACACCTTCGAGGCGCAGACGCCGTCGCGACGGGCCAGGAACCAGCATCTCGCGGACCTTGGTACGCCCAAGTCCATACTGAAGAAGACTGGCACAGGCAACGGCGCCAATGCTGCCAGCGCTGACCACGGCGCGACGCCCAAGTCGAGCCGAAAGCTGCTGTTCGCGACACCCACCAAATCTGTGAACGGAGACGCACCTGCCGGCACACCGACCATTGTTCGCAACGCCGACCGCAGCGCCAGACGGAAGAGCAATCGGCAGATACTCGAACGCACACTCAACGGCGGAGAAGGCGATGAAGAGGTGCTTAATGAGGAGAATAGCTTAGCAGAGCAGATCCTTGAAGAGGAAGATGCTGTGGTGACTGCAGAAGAGCAGACACAAGAGGAGGTGCCTGTACCGGAGACGCCACTAAAGCGTGGCAGGGGGCGCCCAAAAGGATCAGGGAAGAAGAAGCCGAAGTCTCCCACACCGCCGACAGAGCTACCATCGCACGAGGAGTATTTCTGGCAGAACCGGCCGGGTGGGCTGAAGACATCAAACAACACTCTCTCTGCTCAAAGTCTGCTCAGCCACGATGAGTACTTTCAAGCAATGTCAAGCTACCGGAATTCTCACAGGTCTGAAATGGAGCTCTTGGTGGAGCTGCACAGTCGTGCCTTTGATCAGTGGATGTTTGAGCTCGACGAAGGCTTCAACGTCTGCTTGTACGGTTACGGATCGAAACGCTCTATCACCGACAGCTTTGTGACACATCTTTATCGCCATTTGTCGGAGATGACGCCCTACGACGGATCGATAAAGACTCCTAAGATTGCTGTAATCAACGGCTATGCTGCAGGAACCACTTTGAAGGAAATCTTGACGACAATTGCATCAATTGCTGTACCAACCACCATCAAGCTACCGAACCAACCAGCTGTGCTGCTTGACTTTGTGCTCGAACACTTGTCGACCTTTCCACCTCCTCACCCTGTGCCCGTCGTCCTGAACTCCATCGATTCGCCATATCTGCGCAAGTCTCCGGTGCCGTCCATGCTGGCGCGACTTGCAGCGCATTCGTCAATCAACCTTTTGTGTACAGCCGATACGCCTAGCTTCCCTCTGCTGTGGGATGTGGGGCTCAAGACGCAGTATAAATTCCTATTTCATGATGCCACAACCTTTGCACCCTACGATGCCGAGATAGACGTCGTCGAAACGGTGAATGAGCTGCTCGGCCGCAGTGGCCGTCGCGTGGGTGGCCGAGATGGTGTGGGCTTCGTCTTGCGCTCGTTGCCCGAAAACGCACGATCACTGTATCGCATCCTTGTGATGGAACAACTCACGGTGGATATGATGGAGCAAGGTCTCGATGACGAGGATGAGGCTACTGCAACGCCGAGGAACAAGAAGGTCACACAAGCGAAGGCCGTTGTTCCTGAGTCCAATCAGGGCGTCGAGTACCGCGTTCTCTACCACAAAGCCGTGCAAGAATTTGTCTGCTCCAGCGAAGTCGGATTCAGAACCTTGTTAAAAGAGTTCCACGACCATCAGATGATCGAAAGCCGGAAGGATGCCATGGGCACAGAAAGACTATGGGTACCTTTCAGGCAGGACGAATTGGAGGGCTTGGCAGAAGATCTTGCGAGTGATGCGTTTTGA
- a CDS encoding Tryptophan--tRNA ligase, with protein sequence MLSLRPPSAPSTAARWALRPLPQSPPPPLLHTRTCTRTRTRTRTRSHALALTHPARPVTLSRSSSTSSTSSTSSTSSTSSTSSTSSTSPTSPTTTVFSGIQPTGVPHLGNYLGALRQWVRLQRDAAPASTLLFSIVDLHAITARQDPRALHQWRREMLASLLAVGLDPARCILFAQSRVKQHAELMWILSCGASMGYLGRMTQWKSKLHLPADASPLAASRDQLKLGLFSYPVLQAADILLYNTTHVPVGEDQAQHLELTRDLATGFNHLYGPLLTVPETLLSPAKRVMSLADPTKKMSKSDPKPKSRILLTDSRHTIHHKLKAALTDSIDGLTYDRHARPGVSNLVDLIYHFDPAGAASPEELAHDLRGLSMRALKEKAADTVDESIRPIRERYQELMAGDQKELVAHAEQGARKAEAIAESTMQRIRNAMGIGW encoded by the coding sequence ATGCTGTCCCTGCGCCCACCCTCGGCCCCCTCGACAGCAGCGCGATGGGCATTGCGCCCTCTGCCCCAgtcaccgccaccgccactgCTACACACTCGCACTtgcactcgcactcgcactcgcactcgcactcgcagtcacgccctcgccctcaCACACCCCGCCCGTCCCGTCACCCTCTCGCGTAgctcttctacttcttcgaCTTCTTCGACTTCTTCGACTTCTTCGACTTCTTCGACTTCTTCGACTTCTTCGACTTCTCCGACTTCTCCCACCACCACCGTCTTCTCCGGCATCCAGCCCACCGGCGTCCCCCACCTCGGCAACTACCTGGGCGCCCTCCGCCAGTGGGTGCGCCTGCAGCGCGACGCCGCCCCCGCTTCGACCCTCCTCTTCTCCATCGTCGACCTGCACGCAATCACCGCCAGGCAGGACCCGCGCGCCCTCCACCAATGGCGCCGCGAAATGCTCGCCAGCCTGCTCGCCGTCGGCCTCGACCCGGCCCGCTGCATTCTCTTCGCCCAGAGCCGCGTCAAGCAGCACGCTGAGCTCATGTGGATCCTCAGCTGCGGCGCCTCCATGGGCTACCTGGGCCGCATGACCCAGTGGAAGAGCAAGCTGCACCTGCCCGCCGACGCCTCGCCCCTCGCCGCCTCCCGCGACCAGCTCAAGCTCGGCCTCTTCTCCTACCCCGTCCTGCAGGCCGCCGACATCCTGCTCTACAACACCACCCACGTCCCCGTCGGCGAAGACCAGGCCCAGCACCTCGAGCTCACCCGCGACCTGGCCACCGGCTTCAACCACCTCTACGGGCCCCTCCTCACTGTCCCCGAGACCCTGCTGAGCCCCGCCAAGCGTGTCATGAGCCTGGCCGACCCCACCAAGAAGATGAGCAAGAGCGACCCCAAGCCCAAGAGCCGCATTCTCCTCACCGACTCGCGCCACACCATCCACCACAAGCTCAAGGCCGCCCTCACCGACTCCATCGACGGCCTGACCTACGACCGCCACGCGCGCCCGGGCGTCTCCAACCTCGTCGACCTCATCTATCACTTTGACCCAGCCGGCGCTGCTTCCCCGGAAGAGCTGGCCCACGACCTGCGCGGCCTGAGCATGCGCGCCTTGAAAGAGAAAGCCGCAGACACTGTAGACGAGAGCATCCGCCCCATCAGGGAGCGCTACCAAGAGCTCATGGCCGGCGACCAGAAGGAGCTCGTTGCCCACGCAGAGCAGGGCGCTCGGAAAGCAGAAGCTATCGCAGAGTCCACCATGCAAAGAATACGGAATGCCATGGGTATAGGCTGGTGA
- a CDS encoding N(6)-L-threonylcarbamoyladenine synthase yields the protein MIAIGLEGSANKIGIGVISHPGPNKPPVILSNLRHTYISPPGEGFLPKDTALHHRAWVVRLIKQAVQQAGIKIADIDCICYTKGPGMGAPLQSVALAARTISLLWNKPMVGVNHCVGHIEMGRSITRANNPVVLYVSGGNTQVIAYSAQRYRIFGETLDIAIGNCIDRFARTLMIPNNPFPGYNVEQLAKKGKNLVDLPYGVKGMDASFSGILAAADLLARGLDPTLPDEKRLKTEDGELVTREDMCFSLQETIYAMLVEITERAMAHVGSQQVLVVGGVGSNERLQQMMGMMARDRGGSVFATDERFCIDNGIMIAHAGLLEYSTGTVTALEDTTCTQRFRTDEVFVGWRKD from the exons ATGATTGCCATAGGGTTAGAGGGAAGTGCTAATAAGATCGGCATTGGAGTTATATCCCATCCAGGGCCGAATAAACCACCGGTTATCCTCTCGAACTTACGACACACATACATTTCCCCGCCAGGCGAAGGCTTCCTCCCCAAAGACACCGCACTACACCACCGAGCATGGGTCGTACGGCTGATCAAACAGGCAGTTCAGCAAGCTGGCATCAAGATTGCAGACATTGACTGTATTTGCTACACCAAGGGACCAGGCATGGGCGCGCCACTTCAGAGCGTTGCGCTCGCCGCGCGGACGATCAGTCTGCTCTGGAATAAGCCTATGGTGGGAGTGAATCACTGTGTTGGCC ATATCGAGATGGGCCGTTCAATAACTCGCGCCAATAACCCTGTCGTCCTGTACGTCTCTGGCGGCAATACCCAAGTCATTGCCTATTCTGCGCAGCGATATCGAATATTCGGCGAAACCCTTGATATCGCGATAGGCAATTGCATAGACCGCTTCGCGCGCACGCTCATGATACCGAACAATCCATTTCCGGGGTACAACGTTGAGCAGCTGGCGAAGAAGGGCAAGAATCTTGTGGATCTCCCGTATGGTGTGAAGGGCATGGATGCAAGTTTCTCAGGAATATTGGCCGCTGCCGATCTTCTGGCACGGGGCTTGGATCCGACGCTGCCAGATGAGAAGAGGCTCAAGACGGAGGATGGAGAGCTGGTCACGAGGGAAGACATGTGCTTTTCGCTGCAAGAGACCATATACGCCATGTTGGTAGAGATCACAGAGCGTGCTATGGCCCATGTTGGGTCACAACAGGTTCTGGTGGTAGGGGGAGTTGGATCGAACGAGCGGCTACAACAGATGATGGGCATGATGGCACGAGATCGAGGAGGCAGTGTCTTTGCTACAGACGAACGGTTTTGCATTGACAACGGAATCATGATTGCCCACGCAGGGTTGCTGGAGTACTCGACGGGGACTGTCACGGCACTGGAAGACACCACCTGTACACAGCGGTTCAGAACTGACGAGGTCTTCGTTGGATGGAGAAAAGACTAA
- a CDS encoding Ribosomal lysine N-methyltransferase 4, with amino-acid sequence MADFDGIGRAFLTWLQQSGAELSPKIKLDDLRHAQAGRGVVATQDIAEHELLFRIPRSAILSVENSILSSEIPNATFDTLGPWLSLILVMLYEYFNGDVSNWAAYFAVLPSEFDTLMYWTEDELAELQASAVRDKVGKESANRMFLDQLIPVIKEFASLFFADDERAPQRAEEMRDERNLTLMHRMGSLIMAYAFDVEPSVSRKDIDEEGYVSEDEDEALPKGMVPLADMLNAEADRNNARLFYEANSLDMKAFKPIRAGEEIYNDYGPLPRSDLLRRYGYITENYAQYDVVEISMDLVTDLATAAGIYSEARIDYLDEQGVIDTGYDLTSSNPFALQECLSPGLVVLAETLLLPGEEFDRMKKKGKLLKPDKMTSNGAGFLRRLIQARLAQYVTSFDDDVRNHTEVPSVGGHGSKERRFAMARAVRIGEKRLLMQVEEALTEKLAGGASKRPREVDEEGDVEMGGTGKRQRA; translated from the exons ATGGCAGACTTTGACGGCATCGGTCGGGCATTTTTGACATGGCTTCAACAGTCTGGCGCTGAGCTCAGTCCCAAGATCAAGCTGGATGACCTTCGACACGCGCAAGCCGGGAGAGGCGTTG TTGCTACACAAGATATCGCCGAGCACGAGCTCCTCTTCCGCATTCCCCGCTCGGCAATTCTCAGCGTTGAGAACTCGATCCTGTCCTCAGAGATTCCCAACGCCACCTTCGATACCCTTGGCCCATGGCTCTCTCTCATTCTCGTTATGCTTTACGAGTACTTCAATGGCGACGTCTCCAACTGGGCTGCATATTTTGCTGTCCTGCCCTCTGAATTTGACACCCTTATGTACTGGACCGAAGACGAGCTCGCTGAACTGCAGGCCAGCGCTGTTCGAGACAAGGTCGGGAAGGAGAGCGCGAACAGAATGTTCCTTGACCAGTTGATCCCAGTGATCAAAGAGTTTGCGTCACTCTTCTTTGCAGACGATGAGCGTGCGCCACAACGGGCAGAAGAGATGCGCGATGAGCGCAACCTTACTTTGATGCACCGTATGGGCTCGCTGATCATGGCCTACGCCTTTGATGTCGAGCCCTCAGTCTCACGCAAAGATATTGACGAAGAGGGATATGTGTCTGAAGACGAAGATGAAGCCCTTCCAAAGGGCATGGTCCCCTTGGCAGACATGCTGAACGCTGAAGCTGACCGTAATAACGCTCGCCTATTCTATGAGGCAAACTCTCTGGACATGAAGGCCTTCAAGCCAATCCGCGCCGGTGAAGAAATTTACAACGACTATGGGCCTCTTCCACGATCGGATCTGCTTCGACGCTATGGCTACATCACCGAAAATTACGCTCAATACGACGTTGTGGAGATTTCCATGGATCTTGTCACCGACCTTGCGACAGCGGCCGGCATCTACTCCGAGGCAAGAATTGACTACCTTGATGAGCAAGGCGTTATTGACACTGGCTATGATCTCACTTCCAGCAACCCTTTCGCGTTGCAAGAGTGCTTATCTCCTGGACTGGTCGTCCTTGCTGAGACCCTCCTGCTTCCAGGCGAAGAATTCGACCGTATGAAGAAGAAGGGAAAGCTACTCAAACCAGATAAGATGACGAGCAACGGCGCTGGATTCTTACGTAGACTGATTCAGGCGCGACTCGCACAGTACGTAACAAGTTTTGACGACGATGTCCGCAATCATACCGAGGTACCGAGTGTTGGTGGGCATGGCTCCAAAGAGCGCCGCTTTGCTATGGCTAGAGCGGTGCGAATCGGGGAAAAAAGACTGCTAATGCAGGTGGAGGAAGCGCTGACTGAAAAACTTGCTGGAGGCGCATCTAAAAGACCACGAGAGGTAGATGAAGAAGGGGATGTGGAGATGGGAGGTACTGGGAAAAGGCAAAGAGCATAA